Part of the Pyrobaculum calidifontis JCM 11548 genome, GCGCTGGCCCTGAGATTTCAACAGCTCTTCCACAGTCCTATAGGCCTCCTCCACGGCTTTTACATTAGGTTCTATGTACTTCTTAGGCACAAATACGGGCACTGCATCAATAATGCTCTTTAGTGAGACAAGCCTGCTAACTGCCGCAAAAGCCGAGGCCATGATGAGATTTACAACGGGCCACCCGGCGACCACTAGGCCGTATTTCAGCGCTATGGCTGTCGCGTCTATGCCTATGTACCACTCGGCTTTGGACTTTGTGTTTACTATGTAAACTGCGCCAGGTTTGCCATACCGCCTCACGTCTATCTGCTCTAGTATTCTCCCGTCTAGTACCACGACGTAGTCTGCCTCTTTTACTGAGGAGTGGAGAAGAGTTTCCCCAAACCTGAGATACGCCCTCACAATGGCTCCCCTGCGCTCGGCCCCAAACTCTGGCAACGCCTGTGCCTTCTTTCCCTCCAACGTAGCCGCGTAGGCTAGAAGTTGCGCGGCCGTAACCGCGCCCTGTCCGCCCCGCCCAAGGAACACCACCTCGTACACAACTTATTGAACTACCATGTTTAATTAGTTTTCGTCAAAGTTTACCTCTACCACGTCCCTTTTCGCCTTTGTAAATTTTGCAACTCTATTTGCCATATCTCGGTTCTATATGCCAATATAAAATATATAAATGGAAGATGTAGAAGAGATGTGTTGCCGATCTCAACTCCTTCAACAGCGTCGGCGGGTGTGACAGGCACTTGGCGTACCTATAAGCCCGTGGTGAATTTACAGAAGTGTATAGACTGTGGACTCTGCTGGCTGTACTGCCCCGAGTCTGTAATCGACTGGGAGAAGGGCCAGAAGGTGACTATTGATTACACGTTCTGCAAAGGGTGTGGCATATGTGCAGACGTATGTCCCGTAAAGGCCATAGACATGGTCCCAGAAGGTGAACTATGAAGACGCTGACTGTACAGAGGACCGCTCTCACTGGAAACTACGCGGTGGCGCACGCGGTTAAGATGGCAAAACCGCACGTAATAGCGGCTTACCCAATTACGCCTCAGACCACCATCGTGGAGAAATTGGCCGAGTTTGTGGAAAAGGGCGAGTTAAACGCGAGCTTTGTGAATGTGGAATCGGAGTTCTCAGCGATGTCTGTCGTATACGGCGCCGCCATGGCGGGCGCCCGGGCCTTCACCGCCACGTCTTCACACGGCCTTCTCTACATGTACGAAGCCATCTGGTGGACTGCCCTAAGCAGAGCGCCCGTCGTAATGGCGGTTGTGACTAGAACCATAGGCCCTCCTTGGAACATACACGTAGAACACAACGACATATTGACATTGAGAGACAGCGGGTGGATAATCGCTATGGCGGAGACTGTACAAGAGGCCTTTGACTTAACTCTTCAAGCCTTCAAAATCGCGGAAACCGTGGTCCTCCCAATGGCCGTGGGAGTAGACGGGTTTATACTCTCGCATGCAACAGAGCCTGTGGAGATTCCACCGCAGGAGCTCGTGGACAAATTCCTGCCGCCTAGGAGGCCAGATGTGCCGCTGGCTTTGCGCCCGGGTAATGCAATAACTTTCGGAAATCTTCCCTCTGACAATCGGATACATGCTAGGCACAAGGCGGCGATATATCAGGCACATCAAGAGGCAAAGGCAGTGATAACACAAGTGGACAGGGAGTATGGAAAAATGTTTGGACGCGGCTACCAAGGCCTTGTGGAGTGGTACAAGGCAAGTGACGCCAAGTACATTGCCGTGTGTACCGGCGCCTGGTGTAGTGATGCAAAAGATGCGGTAGACGCCTTGAGAGAGAGGGGCGTCCCAATTGGGCTAATGCGTCTGAGATTCATAAGGCCGTTCCCACGCGAAGAGGTGGAGAAGCTAGATCAATACGACTTAGTCGTTGTATACGATAGAGACATAACGCCGGCGGGGGGGATATTGGGGATTGAGGTAAAATCGGCGCTTAGGAGGGCAAAAGTGGTTAACATCATAGCCGGAATAGCGGGGGTGGACTTTGACAACCGCAACTTCTACGAAACTCTCCAAAGGGCGTTGGAGGGCAAGTACAGGGACGTGGAGGTGGTAATATGAGCTTTAGACTAGACCTTCTGCCAAAGAAAAAGTACGTAGTTCCTGGCAACGCCGCTTGTGCAGGCTGTGGAATGATGATAGGGCTCAAGATATTGGGCATGGCGCTGGGGGAGGAGTCTGTCCTAGTTATACCGGCCTCGTGCGCCTCTGTTGTACAAGGCCTTGCGCCTAAGTCGGGCGTGGCAATGCCGATTTTAAATGTCCCATTTGCCTCCTCTCCAGCCGTCGCGACGGGGATCTCAGAGGCGTTTAAAATGCTCGGCGTGAAGGGCCACGCCGTGGTGTGGGCCGGCGACGGCGGGACTGCTGATATCGGCTTTGCCGCACTAAGCGGCGCCGCTGAGAGGAATAGTAATATCATCTACATAATGTACGACAACGAGGCGTACATGAATACTGGGATACAACGGAGTAGCTCTACCCCCCGCACAGCGTGGACTACTACAACGCCTGCTGGAAAACGTGAACGCAAGAAAGATGTGGCGCTTCTCATGGCCATGCACGGGGTGCCCTATGTTGCAACAGCCAATATAGCGTACCCCCAGGACTTCTATAGAAAGCTTAAGAGAGCCGCGGAAATCCAGGGCTTCAAATTTATACATTTGTACACGCCGTGTCCTCCGGGTTGGCGTTTTGACCCCGCTAAGACGGTGGAGGTGGCTAGACTCGCCGTGGAGACTGGCGCGTGGATTTTGTGGGAGTACGACAACGGCGTATTTAAGCTGAATCCCCCCAGCACAGTATACGCAGATAAGTCAAAGAGGAGGCCCCTTAAAGACTACTTGAAGCTACAGGGGCGCTTCGCCCATTTGACAGAGGAGGAGATAAAGGCCTTAGAGGAGGAGGTAGACGCCAAGTGGAACACGATATTAAAGCTCGCTAAGCTGTAGGATCGAAAAGTTTTTATATACACGATTTTTGTAAAGCCATGTCACAGCAGGCGCCAAGAACAGGAGTCCCCGTAATGATTTTGAAAGAGGGGAGCCAGAGGACCACTGGCGTAGATGCAAGGAGGTCTAATATACAGGCTGCAAAAGTTATAGCGGAGATCTTGGCTACATCGCTAGGGCCTAGGGGGATGGATAAGATGTTGATTGACGCCTTCGGAGACGTCACCATAACCGGCGACGGCGCTACGATTCTAAAAGAGATGGAGGTCCAGCACCCGGCCGCCAAATTGCTCATCGAGGTCGCCAAAGCCCAAGACGCCGAGGTTGGCGACGGCACTACGACGGTGGTGGTGCTCGCAGGCAAGCTACTGGAGCTAGGCGAGGAGCTACTTGAAGAGGGTATCCACCCCACAATTGTAATTGACGGGTACAAGAAGGCGGCGGAGTACGCCTTGAAAGTTGCTGAGGAAATTGCGAAGCCCATAGAGCTCACAAAGGAGCAGTTGCTAAAGGTGACGTCCAGCGCGCTTTCCTCAAAAGTTGTCGCAGAGACGCGCGACTACTTGGCAGGCCTCGTCGTAGACGCCGCGCTGCAGGCTGTGGAGATGAGAGACGGCAAGCCGTACCTTGACTTGGACTGGATTAAGATTGAGAAGAAGAAGGGCAAGTCCATCTACGAGACGCAGCTCATCAGAGGCATAGTGTTAGACAAAGAGGTGGTGCACCCCGGCATGCCTAAGAGAGTGGTCAACGCCAAGATAGCCGTGTTGGACGCGCCGCTTGAGATAGAGAAGCCGGAGTGGACTACTAAGATAAGCGTCACCTCGCCTGACCAGATAAAGGCCTTCCTAGACCAAGAGGCCGAGATTCTCAAGAGCTACGTGGACCACCTCGCCTCTATTGGCGCAAACGTGGTAATTACACAGAAGGGCATCGACGAAGTTGCACAACACTTCCTTGCCAAGAAGGGCATCTTAGCGGTTAGGAGAGTCAAGAGGAGCGACATAGAGAAGCTCGCCAGAGCCACGGGCGCTAAGATTATCACAAGCATAAAGGACGCAAGGCCGGAGGACTTGGGCACCGCCGGGCTAGTTGAGGAGAGGAAAGTAGGCGAGGAGAAGATGGTCTTCGTAGAGGAGATACCCAACCCGAGAGCTGTCACAATACTGGTGAGAGGCGGTAGCGACAGAATACTGGACGAGGTAGAGCGGTCTCTACAAGACGCGTTGCACGTGGTAAGAGACCTATTCCGCGAGCCGAAGATTGTGCCAGGAGGTGGCGCGTTCGAGATAGAGGTGGCAAGGAGGGTTCGCGAGTTTGCGAGAAAGCTGTCTGGCAAAGAGCAGTTAGCCGCCCTGAAGTTCGCAGACGCTCTTGAACACATACCCACAATACTTGCGCTCACTGCCGGCCTAGACCCAGTAGACGCCATTGCAGAGCTTAGGAGAAGACACGACAACGGCGAGATCACCGCCGGCGTAGATGTCCACGGCGGAAAGATTGCAGACATGGCCGCGTTAAACGTGTGGGACCCGTTGCTCGTCAAGAAGCAGGTCATCAAGTCCGCTGTCGAGGCGGCCATAATGATACTGCGCATTGACGACATAATCGCCGCCGGCGCCGCCAAGAAGGAGGAAAAGAAGGGCGGCAAGAAGGAGGAGGGAGAGGAGAAGGAGGAGAAGGGGGAGTCTAAATTCGACTAGTTTTTCCACACCCCAAAAAGTTAAATACAGTTTTTACCTTCCTCGCCGTGGCCGAAACCCTTTCTACAACAGAACTCCTGGAGAAGATAAACCGCCTTGTTGATTTACTAGAGCGCGCATTGGTAAAAAGGGAGCTTTATCCGCCTAGGCTGACTAAGTACGAGATAGCCCGCATAATAGGGGCTAGGGCCACGCAACTGGCGATGGGGGCGCAGCCACTTGTGGATGTAAGGCAACTGGGCACAATAGACCCAGTGCTCATAGCCATGGAGGAGCTGAGGCAGGGGCTTCTAGACTTTATAATTGTAAGAGAGCTACCTGACGGGAGGGCTATACGTGTTACGCTGAAGGAGCTTCTCGACCTTGAGAAATCTGTTTAATCGGCCTTATAACTACAGCATTTCCATAGTAGAG contains:
- the porB gene encoding pyruvate synthase subunit PorB produces the protein MSFRLDLLPKKKYVVPGNAACAGCGMMIGLKILGMALGEESVLVIPASCASVVQGLAPKSGVAMPILNVPFASSPAVATGISEAFKMLGVKGHAVVWAGDGGTADIGFAALSGAAERNSNIIYIMYDNEAYMNTGIQRSSSTPRTAWTTTTPAGKRERKKDVALLMAMHGVPYVATANIAYPQDFYRKLKRAAEIQGFKFIHLYTPCPPGWRFDPAKTVEVARLAVETGAWILWEYDNGVFKLNPPSTVYADKSKRRPLKDYLKLQGRFAHLTEEEIKALEEEVDAKWNTILKLAKL
- a CDS encoding 2-oxoacid:acceptor oxidoreductase family protein; its protein translation is MYEVVFLGRGGQGAVTAAQLLAYAATLEGKKAQALPEFGAERRGAIVRAYLRFGETLLHSSVKEADYVVVLDGRILEQIDVRRYGKPGAVYIVNTKSKAEWYIGIDATAIALKYGLVVAGWPVVNLIMASAFAAVSRLVSLKSIIDAVPVFVPKKYIEPNVKAVEEAYRTVEELLKSQGQRPASIA
- a CDS encoding 4Fe-4S binding protein, with protein sequence MLPISTPSTASAGVTGTWRTYKPVVNLQKCIDCGLCWLYCPESVIDWEKGQKVTIDYTFCKGCGICADVCPVKAIDMVPEGEL
- a CDS encoding DNA-directed RNA polymerase subunit K, with the translated sequence MAETLSTTELLEKINRLVDLLERALVKRELYPPRLTKYEIARIIGARATQLAMGAQPLVDVRQLGTIDPVLIAMEELRQGLLDFIIVRELPDGRAIRVTLKELLDLEKSV
- a CDS encoding pyruvate ferredoxin oxidoreductase translates to MKTLTVQRTALTGNYAVAHAVKMAKPHVIAAYPITPQTTIVEKLAEFVEKGELNASFVNVESEFSAMSVVYGAAMAGARAFTATSSHGLLYMYEAIWWTALSRAPVVMAVVTRTIGPPWNIHVEHNDILTLRDSGWIIAMAETVQEAFDLTLQAFKIAETVVLPMAVGVDGFILSHATEPVEIPPQELVDKFLPPRRPDVPLALRPGNAITFGNLPSDNRIHARHKAAIYQAHQEAKAVITQVDREYGKMFGRGYQGLVEWYKASDAKYIAVCTGAWCSDAKDAVDALRERGVPIGLMRLRFIRPFPREEVEKLDQYDLVVVYDRDITPAGGILGIEVKSALRRAKVVNIIAGIAGVDFDNRNFYETLQRALEGKYRDVEVVI
- the thsA gene encoding thermosome subunit alpha, yielding MSQQAPRTGVPVMILKEGSQRTTGVDARRSNIQAAKVIAEILATSLGPRGMDKMLIDAFGDVTITGDGATILKEMEVQHPAAKLLIEVAKAQDAEVGDGTTTVVVLAGKLLELGEELLEEGIHPTIVIDGYKKAAEYALKVAEEIAKPIELTKEQLLKVTSSALSSKVVAETRDYLAGLVVDAALQAVEMRDGKPYLDLDWIKIEKKKGKSIYETQLIRGIVLDKEVVHPGMPKRVVNAKIAVLDAPLEIEKPEWTTKISVTSPDQIKAFLDQEAEILKSYVDHLASIGANVVITQKGIDEVAQHFLAKKGILAVRRVKRSDIEKLARATGAKIITSIKDARPEDLGTAGLVEERKVGEEKMVFVEEIPNPRAVTILVRGGSDRILDEVERSLQDALHVVRDLFREPKIVPGGGAFEIEVARRVREFARKLSGKEQLAALKFADALEHIPTILALTAGLDPVDAIAELRRRHDNGEITAGVDVHGGKIADMAALNVWDPLLVKKQVIKSAVEAAIMILRIDDIIAAGAAKKEEKKGGKKEEGEEKEEKGESKFD